The following coding sequences are from one Nicotiana tomentosiformis chromosome 3, ASM39032v3, whole genome shotgun sequence window:
- the LOC138907492 gene encoding uncharacterized protein, with translation MDTFSGNHFNLDVDLISLVLISHIEASIRYMAALQHFNPGTVVEWKLEQSPGIPEYIFRYVFLAFKLAIDGFVHCRPVISIDDTHVYGKYDIKLLIAVAVNANGTIFPLAFSICTNESQETWILFLNHLK, from the exons atggacacattcagtgggaatcacttcaacttggatgttgacttgatttctcttgtcttgatttcacacattgaagcgtccataag gtacatggccgcattgcaacactttaatcccgggactgttgttgaatggaagcttgagcaaAGTCCGGGAATACCAGAATATATATTCAGATACGTGTTCTTGGCATTTAAACTagcaattgatggttttgtgcattgtcggccggtaatatccatagacgatactcatgtctatggaaagtatgatattaagctgTTGATCGCCGTTGCAGTAAATGCTAATGGAACTATATTTCCCTTAGCTTTTTCTATTTGtaccaatgaaagccaagagacgtggatactatttttgaaccacttgaaataG